CGCCGACGTGGTGCGGGGCCTGTTCGCGCTGCAGTCCCAGGACCTCCGGCAGGCCGAGTGGGCGGTGGGCGCCCGGCTGGCGGGTGGGACGGTGCAGGACGTGTGGGCGGCGTTCGCTGCCGGTGAGGTCGTCCGGTCGTGGCCGATGCGCGGCACGCTCTTCACCCTCGCTCCGGCCGACCTGCGCCTGCTGCTGTGGCTGACCGCGCATCGACAAGTCGCCGAGTCGACACCGCGACACCGGCAGCTCGGGCTCACCGACCACGACTGCGCCCGGGCCGCCGACGCCGCGCAGGTGGCACTGGCCGGGACCTCGGCAGCGGGTGGGCTGGGTCGGGCCGACCTGGTGGCCACGTTCGTCGACGCCGGGATCGACACCGCCGGTCAGCGCGGCGTGCACCTGATCGGCCGACTGGCCCACGACGGCCTCCTCGTGCTCGGGCCCCCGCTCGGGGAGCTGCCCGGTGGGCCCGCACAGGGCTTCGTGCTCCTCGACGAGTGGGCCCCGGGGGAGCCGCCGACCGACCGGTCGGCCGCGGTAGCCGAGGTGGTCCGCCGCCACCTGGCCGGGCACGGGCCGGCGACGGAGCGGGACCTCGCCTGGTGGACCAAGCTCACGCTCACCGAGGTCCGGGCCGGGTTCGCCGCCGTGCGTGACGAGCTGACCGAGGTGACCTGCGGGGGCGCCTCGTACTGGACGCTGGGCGAGCCTCCGGACCCCGTGCCCGACGGCGTCCGCGCCCTGTCCGGCTTCGACGAGTGGGTGCTCGGCTACACCGACCGGTCGCCGGTGCTGGCCCCGCGGTTCTTCGAGCGGGTGGTGCCGGGGATGAACGGCGTCTTCTTCCCGACCCTGGTCGAGGACGGCGAGGTGGTCGGTACCTGGAAGCGGGTCGTCACCCGGGGGCAGGCGGGGGTCACGGTCGACCCCTTCCCCGGCGTCCGGGCCCGCGTGCGCCACCGGGAGGCCGCCGCGGCGGTGCTGCCCTTCCGCGGGGAGGGGTGATCAGGCGTGCGGGCGGATCCTGCCGGCGGCCTCGCGGGCCGTCGCCCGGGCGGTGTCGACGTCCTCGCCGCGGGCCAGCGCGACCCCCATCCGCCGCCGGGTGAAGCTCTCCGGCTTGCCGAACAGCCGGACGTCGACGCCCGGCACGGCCAGGGCCTCGTCCACGCCGTCGAACACGATGCCGGTGGCCTCGACCCCGCCGTAGACGACGGCCGATGCCCCGGTGGTGCGCAGCGTGGTGTCCACCGGCAGGCCGAGCAGGGCGCGGGCGTGCAGCTCGAACTCGTTCTGCCACTGGGTGGTCATCGTGACCATCCCGGTGTCGTGCGGACGCGGGCTGACCTCGGAGAACCACACCTCGTCCCCGCGGACGAACAGCTCGACCCCGAACAGGCCCAGGCCACCGAGGTCGTCGGTCACCGCGGCGGCGATCTCCCGGGCCCGGGTCAGCGCGACCTCCGACATCGGCTGGGGCTGCCAGCTCTCCACGTAGTCCCCGGACTCCTGGCGGTGTCCGATCGGGGCACAGAAGTCGGTGACCGGCTCACCGTCGCGCAGCGAGCGGACGGTCAGCAGGGTGATCTCGTAGTCGAAGTCGACGAACCCCTCGACGATCACCCGGGTGCCGGCGACCCGGCTCCCGGCCATCGCGTGGTCCCAGGCGCGCTCGACGTCTGCCTCGGTGCGCAGCGTGCTCTGCCCCTTGCCCGAGGAGCTCATCACCGGCTTGACCACGCACGGGAACCCCACGGCGTCGGCGCCGGCGCGCAGCTCGTCCAGGGAGTCGCAGAACCGGTAGGGGCTGGTCGGCAGGCCCAGGGTCTCCGCGGCCAGCCGCCGGATGCCCTCCCGGTCCATGGTCAGCCGGGCCGCGCGGGCGGTGGGCACCACCCGCACGCCCTCGGCCTCCAGCTCCACCAGCGTCGGGGTGGCGATGGCCTCGATCTCCGGGACCACGACGTCGGGCCGCTCGGCCTCGATCAGCGCCCGCAGCTGGGCGGGGTCGCTCATCGTGATCGTCCGCTCGTGGTGGGCGACCTGGTGGCCCGGCGCGTGCTCGTACCGGTCGACCGCGATGGTCTCCACGCCCAGCCGCTGCAGCGCGATGAGCACCTCCTTGGCCAGCTCACCGCTGCCCAGGAGCATCACGCGGGTGGCCGAGGGAGACAGCGGGGTGCCCAGGGAGACCATGGGGGCGAGGTTAGTGGCGGGCCGGGCTCACCCGATCTCGGCCCGGAGCACGGTGCCGTCCGGGCTCGACCACACCCTCGCCCCGGCCGAGCCGTAGCTGTCGCTCACGGTGAGGAGCACCTCGCCGACCCCGGACCGCAGCCGGTCGGGCCGCTCCAGCGCCCGGGGCAGCACGTCGGGGGCCGGGTCGCGGGCCCGGAAGCGGCCCGAGGTGTCGATGCAGCGGCGACGACCCAGCCGATCGCCACCCCCAGCAGCAGACCCTGCGCGAGGCGCACGCGGTCTCCCGGGATCGGTGGGCTATGGCCGCGCAGCCTGGGGGGAAGGTCACCCGGGCCAGGGGCGGGTGGAGTGGCTACCGGCGGGTAACAAGCGGACGATCGAAGAAGACGCCGTCGTCACCGAGGAGTGCTGCACCATGACCGCTGACCTGTTGACCGGGGACTTCTTCGGCTACGAGACCCTGCTGTCCGACCAGGAGCGCAAGGAGCTGCTGACCCTGCGGCAGTTCCTCGCCGAGAAGGTGACGCCCCGGGTGAACGAGGCCTGGGCCGCGGCGGAGTTCCCGATGGACCTCATCCCGGAGTTCGCCGCCATCGATGCCGTCGGCCGCGCCTACGAGTGGGACGGGCGGGTGCCGGCGTCGAAGATGTACGGCGGCTTCCAGGCCCT
This sequence is a window from Geodermatophilaceae bacterium NBWT11. Protein-coding genes within it:
- a CDS encoding winged helix DNA-binding domain-containing protein, producing the protein MDVDTPTLRRMRLAGQGLTRPLGGVADVVRGLFALQSQDLRQAEWAVGARLAGGTVQDVWAAFAAGEVVRSWPMRGTLFTLAPADLRLLLWLTAHRQVAESTPRHRQLGLTDHDCARAADAAQVALAGTSAAGGLGRADLVATFVDAGIDTAGQRGVHLIGRLAHDGLLVLGPPLGELPGGPAQGFVLLDEWAPGEPPTDRSAAVAEVVRRHLAGHGPATERDLAWWTKLTLTEVRAGFAAVRDELTEVTCGGASYWTLGEPPDPVPDGVRALSGFDEWVLGYTDRSPVLAPRFFERVVPGMNGVFFPTLVEDGEVVGTWKRVVTRGQAGVTVDPFPGVRARVRHREAAAAVLPFRGEG
- the purT gene encoding formate-dependent phosphoribosylglycinamide formyltransferase, giving the protein MVSLGTPLSPSATRVMLLGSGELAKEVLIALQRLGVETIAVDRYEHAPGHQVAHHERTITMSDPAQLRALIEAERPDVVVPEIEAIATPTLVELEAEGVRVVPTARAARLTMDREGIRRLAAETLGLPTSPYRFCDSLDELRAGADAVGFPCVVKPVMSSSGKGQSTLRTEADVERAWDHAMAGSRVAGTRVIVEGFVDFDYEITLLTVRSLRDGEPVTDFCAPIGHRQESGDYVESWQPQPMSEVALTRAREIAAAVTDDLGGLGLFGVELFVRGDEVWFSEVSPRPHDTGMVTMTTQWQNEFELHARALLGLPVDTTLRTTGASAVVYGGVEATGIVFDGVDEALAVPGVDVRLFGKPESFTRRRMGVALARGEDVDTARATAREAAGRIRPHA